The segment CCGAGGCACGGATCAGCACCCGGCCGCGCGCGCCCAGATCGGCCGTGACCTCGGCCTGCTCACGGGCCAGATGGGCATTGCTCTTCCAGTCCTGGCCGGCCTGCAGGCGCACATTGATCAGGGTCTGCGGGAACAGGTCCACGCCGGCCAGCTGCTCGGCCAGGCTCTTGCCCGTGCGGCAGATGGACTGCAGCACCAGCAGGGCACTGACGATGCCGTCGCCCGTGGTGTGCTTGTCAAGGGCCAGCAGATGGCCGGAGCCCTCGCCGCCCAGCTGCCAGCCGCGCGCGGCCAGCTCTTCCAGCACATAGCGGTCGCCCACCTTGGCACGCACGAAGTCCACATCGCGCGACTTCAGGGCCAGCTCCACCGCCATATTGGTCATCAGCGTGCCCACGGCGCCCGGCACACGCAGGCCCTGCCCCAGGCGGTCGGCCACCATCACGTAGAGCAGCTCGTCGCCGTTGTAGACACGGCCCTGGGCATCGACCAGCAGCAGGCGGTCGGCATCGCCGTCCAGCGCCACGCCGTAATGGGCCCCATGTTCCTTGACCGCAGCCACCAGCGCAGCGGGCGCCGTGGCGCCGAAACCGGCATTGATATTGAAGCCATCGGGCTTGCAACCGATGGCAATGACCTCGGCGCCCAGCTCATGGAACACGTCCGGCGCCACGTGATAGGCCGCGCCGTTGGCGGCGTCCACCACGATCTTCAGGCCGCGCAGCGAGAGGTCGGAGCCAAAGCAGTTCTTGCAGAACTCGATATAGCGGCCGCGCGCATCCTCGATGCGGCGTGCCCGCCCCAGGCTGGCCGAATCCACCCAGGAGGGCTGCTCTTCCAGGGCCTGCTCCACGGCAATTTCCCAGGTGTCGGGCAGCTTCTCGCCGGAGGCCGAGAAGAACTTGATGCCGTTGTCAGCGAAAGGATTGTGGGAGGCGCTGATCACCACGCCCAACTGCTGACGCAGAGCCCGGGTCAGGTAGGCCACGCCCGGTGTGGGCAGCGGGCCGGTCAGCAGCACATTCACACCGGCGGAGGCAAAACCCGCTTCCAGCGAGGACTCCAGCATATAGCCGGAGATGCGCGTGTCCTTGCCGATCAGCACGCTGGGGCGGCTGCCACCCGATTCCTTGCGCAGCACGCGACCCACGGCATGCCCCAGACGCAGCATGAAGTCCGGCGTGATCGGCGCCTGGCCCACGGTGCCACGGATGCCATCGGTGCCAAAGTAGTTACGGCTCATTGCGAGCAGCCTCCTGAATGTCTTGATGATCGCTATTTTCGCCCA is part of the Shinella sp. XGS7 genome and harbors:
- the glmM gene encoding phosphoglucosamine mutase, producing the protein MSRNYFGTDGIRGTVGQAPITPDFMLRLGHAVGRVLRKESGGSRPSVLIGKDTRISGYMLESSLEAGFASAGVNVLLTGPLPTPGVAYLTRALRQQLGVVISASHNPFADNGIKFFSASGEKLPDTWEIAVEQALEEQPSWVDSASLGRARRIEDARGRYIEFCKNCFGSDLSLRGLKIVVDAANGAAYHVAPDVFHELGAEVIAIGCKPDGFNINAGFGATAPAALVAAVKEHGAHYGVALDGDADRLLLVDAQGRVYNGDELLYVMVADRLGQGLRVPGAVGTLMTNMAVELALKSRDVDFVRAKVGDRYVLEELAARGWQLGGEGSGHLLALDKHTTGDGIVSALLVLQSICRTGKSLAEQLAGVDLFPQTLINVRLQAGQDWKSNAHLAREQAEVTADLGARGRVLIRASGTEPLLRVMVEASDAALAQQCAQRLADAVRA